The genomic stretch CCGCGCTGTGGGGACTCGCTCTCCCCATCAGCCGCTACTCCATACcggaggagatggaggagggcTCCTTCGTCGCCAACCTGGCCACCGATTTGGGGCTGGACGTCCGCAGCTTGGTACAGCGGAGGGCGAAGCTCGACGACGTCCACAGCAAGAATTACCTCGACATCAACAAAGACACCGGCGAGCTGTTCATCCGCGAGAAGATAGACCGGGAGAGCGTCTGCACGAGCAAAACCGCGTCGTGCTTCCTGAAGACCGACGTCGTCCTGGAAAACCCCATTCGCATTTTCAACATCGAGCTGGAGATAATGGACATCAACGACAACGCGCCGGTGTTCCGGCGGAAGACGATGCACCTGGACATCTCCGAGTCCACCGCTCCTGGCGAGAGGTTCTCCCTGACCAACGCCGTGGACGCGGACGTGGGGGCCAACTCCATCGACACGTACCTTCTGAGCGAGAGCGCGTATTTCAGCATCGACATACAGGCGGGAAGCGACGGCTCCAAGTACGTCGATCTGGTTCTCGACCGCCACTTGGACCGCGAGGAGCACACCTCCCACGGGTTGATTCTGACCGCCGTGGACGGCGGGGTCCCCGCCCGCTCCGGCACGGCCAGTATCATCATCCACGTCCTGGACATAAACGACAACGCCCCCCTCTTCGGCCAGCCGGTGTACGCGGTCGACgtggccgagaacgccgtcgtcgGAGCCACCGTCTTCACCTTAAACGCGACGGACCTGGACGAAGGCGCGAACGCCGACTTGGTATACTCATACACGCTGTACACGTCCGAAAAGACGCAAGACATATTCACGTTGGACCCCAACACAGGAGAAATCAAGGTGAAGGGAGTTGTTGACTACGAGGAGAGCCAAAGTTACGAGATGTACATCCAGGCCCAGGACAGAGGGTCGAACCCGCTGGCGGGCCAGTGTAAAGTGATGGTGCGTGTCACGGACCTGAATGACAACCATCCAGAGGTGACAGTTAAATCTCTGAAAAGtagggtgagggaggacacgcctCTAGGGACGTTAATAGCCGTGATAGGTGTCAGTGACCGGGACTCGGGACTCAACGGCGAGGTTGTCCTCACTTTGAACCAGCAGGCCTCCTTGCCTTTTGTCCTGAATAAATCCTCAGAGGATTACTTTGAACTGCTTGTCTCCAAACCACTGGACAGAGAGATCACAGGTAAATACGACATAGTGCTAAGGGTGACTGACAAAGGTACCCCGCCTCTCTCTGATAATGAAAC from Lampris incognitus isolate fLamInc1 chromosome 8, fLamInc1.hap2, whole genome shotgun sequence encodes the following:
- the LOC130116287 gene encoding protocadherin beta-6-like, with the protein product MASASTRRAATLLSAFAALWGLALPISRYSIPEEMEEGSFVANLATDLGLDVRSLVQRRAKLDDVHSKNYLDINKDTGELFIREKIDRESVCTSKTASCFLKTDVVLENPIRIFNIELEIMDINDNAPVFRRKTMHLDISESTAPGERFSLTNAVDADVGANSIDTYLLSESAYFSIDIQAGSDGSKYVDLVLDRHLDREEHTSHGLILTAVDGGVPARSGTASIIIHVLDINDNAPLFGQPVYAVDVAENAVVGATVFTLNATDLDEGANADLVYSYTLYTSEKTQDIFTLDPNTGEIKVKGVVDYEESQSYEMYIQAQDRGSNPLAGQCKVMVRVTDLNDNHPEVTVKSLKSRVREDTPLGTLIAVIGVSDRDSGLNGEVVLTLNQQASLPFVLNKSSEDYFELLVSKPLDREITGKYDIVLRVTDKGTPPLSDNETVTVEILDVNDNAPKFPQSFYTIHVLENNAPGALLTSLSAFDPDLNENQYLVYFIMEKEIVNTSISMLFSINPENGNLYALKTFDYEREREFLFHIEARDSGAPPLSSNVTVKIIILDQNDNTPQIVSPWRPQGSVIEQVIPRSTDKGHLVAKVIAIDADSEQNSRVTYQLLQTSDSTLFSLDQYNGEIRTTRMFSYRDPRQQRLVIVAKDNGEPALSATVTIKISTVEHVMSFSETTEMPIEYDIFSDLNLYLVIGLGAVSLLLLITILVIIVLKCQKPKPKPIKMPPANRNSVISRNSIISQRSSTIADSTLISSDAYWYSLFLAETRKGKVVVRQPIVPKGAGYFVSSIPRSIGPTETSDSRASTLQVCMQCKWGSIFCNDPHCKQNPMTPALSPFL